One Endomicrobiales bacterium genomic window, CTTATGGCAAGCCCTGGCCCTGGAAATGGCTGACGATTAATTATCTCTTCTGGAATTTTCAACTCTCTGCCAAGTTGTCGCACTTCATCTTTAAATAAAAACTTAAGCGGCTCTACCAGTTTTAACTTCATATTTTCTGGTAACCCGCCAACATTGTGGTGTGATTTAATAACGGCAGAAGGTCCTTTTACAGAAACACTTTCAATAACATCTGGGTAAAGCGTGCCCTGCACAAGGAAATCAATATTTTTTATTTTTTTTGCTTCATCGTCAAATACCGCAATAAACTCATGACCTATAATTTTCCGTTTCTTTTCAGGATCAATTACACCGCTAAGTTTTGTAAGAAATCTTTCGCTTGCATCAACTATGTGCATATTTTTACCAAACATTTTACCAAAAATTTTTCTCACCCGTTCCTTCTCACCTGAGCGCAAAACACCATTATCAACAAAAACACAAGTTAGTTGTTTGCCTATAGCTTTATGAATAAGAACTGACGCGACGGAAGAATCAACTCCACCGCTAAGCGCGCAAAGAACCTTTCCAGAACCAACTTGATTTTTAATTCTTTTAATCTCTTCTGAAATGAAGGATTGCATATTCCAATTGGCTTTTGTGCCGCAAACATTAAATACAAAATTTTTAATTAGATCTTTGCCCTGTGGGGTATGATTTACTTCGGGGTGAAACTGTACGCCGTAAATACACTTTTTAATATCAGCAATAGCGGCATATGGTGAATTAGATGTGTGAGCAATTTTTTCAAAGCCAGGCGGCATCTTTGATAAGCTATCGCCGTGGCTCATCCAAACAGTGGTATCTTTTATACCTGCGAAAAGTTTTTCTGCTTTAGATAGTTCAAGTTTTGCAAGGCCATACTCACGATGTGTTGACTTTTTTACCTTGCCGCCAAAGTGCTCAGCAATTAACTGCATACCGTAACAAACCCCTAAAATTGGCACACCAAGCTCCCAAACCTT contains:
- the guaA gene encoding glutamine-hydrolyzing GMP synthase produces the protein MILILDFGSQYTQLIARRIREMKVYCEIQPGNRPIDTFGSLQGITGIILSGGPSSVYEKNAPWPDQKVWELGVPILGVCYGMQLIAEHFGGKVKKSTHREYGLAKLELSKAEKLFAGIKDTTVWMSHGDSLSKMPPGFEKIAHTSNSPYAAIADIKKCIYGVQFHPEVNHTPQGKDLIKNFVFNVCGTKANWNMQSFISEEIKRIKNQVGSGKVLCALSGGVDSSVASVLIHKAIGKQLTCVFVDNGVLRSGEKERVRKIFGKMFGKNMHIVDASERFLTKLSGVIDPEKKRKIIGHEFIAVFDDEAKKIKNIDFLVQGTLYPDVIESVSVKGPSAVIKSHHNVGGLPENMKLKLVEPLKFLFKDEVRQLGRELKIPEEIINRQPFPGPGLAIRVLGDVTKERLDILRKADVIVEEEIRAAGMYEKVWQSFAVILPVKTVGVMGDSRTYENVIALRIVESTDAMTADWAKLPYDVLGKMSSRIINEVRGVNRVVYDISQKPPSTIEWE